The Pimelobacter simplex genomic sequence CCGTCGTACCAGCGCTGGTTGCCGTCGGCGTCGGGGTACCAGCCGGGCTGGCTGGGCGTCGGTCCGGGCACCCGGGCCTCCTGCGGGGGTCGGTCGGAGGGGACGACCACACCGTATCCCGCGGCTCCCCCGGCACAATGAACCCATGGCCGCACCGTCCTCCGCGCCCCAGGGCCGCTTCGCGACGCTCAGCGTCGAGCACGCCTCGACGGTGTCCCGGGTCGCGGCCGAGCTGCGCCGCGCGGTGTTCGAGGGCGAGCTCGAGAGCGGTACGCCGCTGCGCGAGATCGCGCTGGCCGAGTCGCTGGGCGTCTCGCGGCCCACGGTGCGCGAGGCGCTGTCGGTCCTGGTCGCCGAGGGGCTCGCCACCCGCGAGCCGCACCGCGGGGTCGCGGTCGCCACGCCGCGGGCCGACTCGGTGCGCGACGTGTGCCGGGCGCGCTGGGTGCTCGAAGGGGCCGGGGTGCAGGCCTGGACCAGCGCCGACGACCAGCAGCGCCAGCGGGTCCGGGACACGCTCGAGGCCTACACGAGCGCGGTCCGCGGCGGGCGGGCGTCGTACGAGGAGCTCAACGAGCGCCACCTGTCCTTCCACGTCTCGCTGGTCGAGCTGACCGGCAGCCCGCGGCTGGTGCAGATGGCCGAGGCGTTGATGGACGAGCTCAAGCTCGCCCTCGCCCAGGTCGACCGGATCCGCCGCAACGCCCACGACGAGGCCGAGTCCCACGAGGGGCTGGTGACCCTGCTCGAGGCCGGCCGGATCGACGGCGCCGGCGGGGCGTACGCCTTCCTGCGCCAGCACATCGCCGACGCCGAGGTCGAGGTCATCGACGCGCTCGACCTGCGCTAGCCCGCCCTGGGCCGCCGTCAGCCGCGACTCTGCAAGGATGGCCGCATGCTGGCCTTCCTCTCCCGCTGGGCGATCACGGCCGCCGCGCTCGCGGTCGC encodes the following:
- a CDS encoding GntR family transcriptional regulator; this translates as MAAPSSAPQGRFATLSVEHASTVSRVAAELRRAVFEGELESGTPLREIALAESLGVSRPTVREALSVLVAEGLATREPHRGVAVATPRADSVRDVCRARWVLEGAGVQAWTSADDQQRQRVRDTLEAYTSAVRGGRASYEELNERHLSFHVSLVELTGSPRLVQMAEALMDELKLALAQVDRIRRNAHDEAESHEGLVTLLEAGRIDGAGGAYAFLRQHIADAEVEVIDALDLR